The DNA window GTCCCGCTGGAGTTTTCTTTGACACCGATCACTTCGGAGACGGCGCGCAATGTGTCGCCGGGCCAGACGGGCAAAAGCCACCGCGCCCCGGCATACCCGAGGTTCGCCACGGCGTTCAGCGAGATATCCGGCACCGTCTTTCCGAACACCACATGAAACGCGACCATATCATCAAGCGGGCTCGCTCTGAGCCCGCAACTGCGCGCAAATTCGTCAGACGAATAAAGAGCGTGCCGCGCGGGATAGAGCATATGGTTAAGCGCCCGCTCTGCGGTGCCAACGGTGCGCGGCACCGCATGTGTAATGATCTGCCCCGGTGTATAATCTTCGAAAAAGCGCCCGGCGCTGGTTTTCGCCGCCATCACTGCGCCCCCAGCTTCAGGTCCGGTTTATAGGTGCCGGGCGCGTCTTTGATCACCGCCTGACCGCACCGCATGACCCCTGCGGCGTGATCCCAGGTCTGGGTCGGGCTGCCATGCAGCTCCCAGCCCTTGTTCAGCGCCTCCGTGACTTTGTGACAGAAGGCGGATGTGTCTTCTTCGGACAAAAACCGGTAGAGCTTCATGTGGCTACCTCGCCGTTACGCAGGGAAGGGCCAGACGCCCAGCCAGATGTGAATCGCTGAAATCAGCCCGTAAAGGACCAGCGTGATAACGGCGAGCCGCACCCGTGTCGCCATGCCTGCGCGCGCCGGCGGTGTCCAGTCGGGCTCTGCTTTGTTGATCAGAATGACTTCTCCGACAGCCCAGGCCAGCAGCCCGCCGAACAGCACGATCGAGGCAAGATCACCGTTCACCAGCAGGTGCGCAACGGCCCAGATTTTGAAACCGGTCAGCTGCGGATGGCGGATCTTATAGGCAGGCCATGCCTTGGCCCCCTTTGCAGCACTTGAGCCATAAACCCAGAGCGCAAAGAGCATCAGCGTATTGTTCACGTGCATCAGGAAGGCGGGAGGCGACCAGACCGGGATAAATTCAGCGCCGCGATAACCGAGGATCATCAGCACCAGGCCCGCGACGATCCCCACCGCCACGACGCCCTTGCCTGCAGTGCCCAGCCCTGAGCGTTTCGCCGGGGCCAGTCGTTTGAAATAATGTGCGCCCGTCCAGAGGATCAGGCCGGCAAGGATAAAGATCATGTGCTCACTCCGCGTTCATCGAGTTTATCGCTTCCACCTTTGCCAGTGTTTCGCGGGCCGTGGCAACATGAAGGTTTTCGACGATCCGTCCGTCAACGACCGCGACCGCCTCACCTTTGGCCACCGCGGCCTCATAGGCGGCGATCTGACGGGTCGCCAGGTCGACATCCTCCGGTGACGGAGAAAAGGCGTCGTTTGTGACAGCGATCTGTGCGGGGTGGATCAGGGTTTTACCGTCAAAACCCATATCGCGACCCTGTTCGCATTCTGCTTTCAGTCCGTCTTCGTCCCTGAAGGCGTTGTAAACACCGTCGAGGATCGCCCTGCCCTGCGCTTTTGCCGCGAGCAGGCACAGACCGAGGCCGCTCATGAGCGGCAGACGGTCCGCCCGGTAGCGCGCACCGATGTCTCTGGCGAGGTCATTGGTGCCCATCACCATGCCCTCAAGCTGCGGATGTGCCGCGATCTCCGCAGCATTCAGCATGCCCTGCGGTGTTTCCATCATAGCCCAGAGTGGTTTGACACGTGATACCCCGGCAAGCCTGTCGAGGTCAGCAGCGCTGTTGACCTTCGGCAGCAGAATGGCATCTGCGTCCGTTTGTGCGGCGGCGCGCGCATCCTGCTCACCCCAGGATGTATCCAGCCCGTTGATGCGCACAATTTTCAGGCGCCGGCCGTATCCACCGGCACCGAGCGCCTCTGCGAGTGTCCTGCGCGCGCCTTCTTTTTCATCAGGGGCGACGGCATCTTCGAGATCGAAAATGATAGCGTCCGCAGGCAGGTCGCGCGCTTTTTCCAGGGCCCGGGTCCGGGAGGCCGGGATATAGAGAACAGACCTCAGGGGGCGGCTGGCTGATGACATAATGACGTCTCCGCAAAGATGGCGCAGGCTGCGCGACAGAATATTGCGTGGAAAGACGCATTTTCTTTCCGGAAACGCAAGCCTTCTTTCGCTGCATTGCAGCAAATATCAAATGCAACCTTTTGCGCCCGGCCGGTTAACCAATATTTCAGGGCTGTCGCTGATAGTCAGGGCATCGGTATTTTCTGCTGCCGGAAGACCGGCACAGGCGCTGTTCACCATGCGGCAGAAAAATCGCCATTTCTTGAACCGGGGCCGCCCGGTCATCGCCGGGAACCGGCACAGTGATGACAGCGGGTGACGCCTTTCGAATGAAGGCAGACATAAGTATGACACGCATATCAAAACTTCTGCACCTGGGCGCATTGACGGCAGCGGCAGCTCTCTGGATCACATCAGTCACGGACGCATCCGCGCAGAACACGCGCAACTGCGGCCCGCGCGAAGCGGTCGTTGATCGTCTGGCACAGGGGTATGGCGAGAGCCGGCAGTCAATGGGACTGGGCGCAAACAACGCGGTGATCGAGGTGTTCGCCTCCGATGAGACCGGCACATGGACGATTACAGTGACAACGCCGAACGGCCTGACCTGTCTTGTGGCCTCAGGCCAGTCTTTCGAGACACTTGCAGAAGCGCTCCCGGCCAAAGGCAACGACGCCTGAACATGCGCGATCTTCCGGCCCGGTATGATGTTCCGGGCCCGGGCGGTTTCTCAGCAAAGATACCCGTGTCTCCCGTCAGGTCAGACCGTCCCAGATAAGTTTCGCACCGGTCACGGTGAGAAGCACATACGTTACCAGAAAAAACAGATCCTGCGGGACGATCCGGTGCGCACGAACACCGAGCCAGGCCCCGAAAAGCGCAAAAGGCGCCAGCACAAGATTTGCGGTCAGCGTCTGCGATGTGAACATGCCCAGAGATGCGTAGGGCACAAATTTAAAGATATTCACCACGAAAAATACCAGCACCGTGGTTGCCTGAAACTCCGTTTTCGACAGGCGCAGTGACAGAAGATACACGGCCGCAGGCGGACCGCCGGCGTGACTGACAAAGCTGGTAAAGCCTGCAACTGCCCCGGCGACCGCCCCGACGCTGCGCGGCAGAACAGCCGGCGCCGGTCGCAGCAGACCGCGCCGCGTGGCCAGTTGCCACAGAACGAACCCCACAGAAATCACCCC is part of the Roseobacter ponti genome and encodes:
- a CDS encoding NnrU family protein, with the protein product MIFILAGLILWTGAHYFKRLAPAKRSGLGTAGKGVVAVGIVAGLVLMILGYRGAEFIPVWSPPAFLMHVNNTLMLFALWVYGSSAAKGAKAWPAYKIRHPQLTGFKIWAVAHLLVNGDLASIVLFGGLLAWAVGEVILINKAEPDWTPPARAGMATRVRLAVITLVLYGLISAIHIWLGVWPFPA
- a CDS encoding sulfite exporter TauE/SafE family protein, with translation MLSLDLTFFLIAGPAVIFAGISKGGFGSGAAFAAASMLALVIEPGLALGVMLPLLMLIDFSTLRPYWRKWNAEAAFLLVLGALPGVMLGAALYKVAEPDVFRVLIGVISVGFVLWQLATRRGLLRPAPAVLPRSVGAVAGAVAGFTSFVSHAGGPPAAVYLLSLRLSKTEFQATTVLVFFVVNIFKFVPYASLGMFTSQTLTANLVLAPFALFGAWLGVRAHRIVPQDLFFLVTYVLLTVTGAKLIWDGLT
- a CDS encoding HpcH/HpaI aldolase/citrate lyase family protein, yielding MSSASRPLRSVLYIPASRTRALEKARDLPADAIIFDLEDAVAPDEKEGARRTLAEALGAGGYGRRLKIVRINGLDTSWGEQDARAAAQTDADAILLPKVNSAADLDRLAGVSRVKPLWAMMETPQGMLNAAEIAAHPQLEGMVMGTNDLARDIGARYRADRLPLMSGLGLCLLAAKAQGRAILDGVYNAFRDEDGLKAECEQGRDMGFDGKTLIHPAQIAVTNDAFSPSPEDVDLATRQIAAYEAAVAKGEAVAVVDGRIVENLHVATARETLAKVEAINSMNAE
- a CDS encoding DUF1737 domain-containing protein — encoded protein: MKLYRFLSEEDTSAFCHKVTEALNKGWELHGSPTQTWDHAAGVMRCGQAVIKDAPGTYKPDLKLGAQ